The Erythrolamprus reginae isolate rEryReg1 chromosome 3, rEryReg1.hap1, whole genome shotgun sequence genome contains a region encoding:
- the LOC139164028 gene encoding uncharacterized protein, translating into MVSGSEEADDDSSHWGRGVPGSSPTASVADWRADVSKAMDLSIAPSTRRAYQRAGREFWAFRHDRRYDQLWPAPVEHLLEFCALYRRRGLSARTIRGKLAGLAFVAKSRGFADTTGDFRIRKTLEGWIREKGPARGDSRRPLKLTHLMGLYELWGRLCRSAYEASLYHAAAVTLFFGAFRVSEVLAASRADSSGQAFTTRDIKLGRSSVSLRLRRSKTDQRGRGVTVQLSRAANRRVCPVAALVAYWAHRGVEPGFLFCHASGEPLTRYQFWAVTSKALARLGLDPRCYGTHSFRIGAASLAAVEGFSRLDIKTVGRWRSGAFRTYIRP; encoded by the exons atggtatccggctccgaggaggcggatgacgactcctctcactggg gccgaggagtacccggaagcagccccacagcatctgtggctgattggagggccgacgtaagcaaggccatggatttgtccatagctcccagcaccaggagagcgtaccagcgggcaggtagggaattttgggcttttcgtcatgataggagatacgatcagctctggccggccccggtcgaacaccttcTTGAATTTTGCGCACTttaccgccgccgtgggttgtctgcccggacgattaggggcaagttggcaggcctggccttcgtcgccaagtctcggggctttgcggacaccacaggggatttcaggattagaaagacattagagggttggatcagggagaaaggtccggcccggggtgacagcaggcgccccctcaagctcacccacttgatggggctttatgagctgtggggtcggctctgccgctctgcttatgaggcgtcattgtaccacgccgcggcggtgaccttgtttttcggggcctttcgggtcagcgaggtcCTAGCAGCTTCTAGGGCCGATAgttccggccaggcgttcaccactagggatatcaagttaggtcgtagctcggtgtccttgaggcttcggCGGTCCAAGACCgatcagaggggtagaggtgtgacggtccaactttcccgggctgccaaccggcgggtgtgcccggtggctgccctggtggcgtattgggcccacaggggtgtagagccgggttttttgttttgccacgcgtccggtgaacccctgaccaggtaccagttttgggctgttACGTCCAAGGCGCTTGCTAGGCTGGGCTTAGATCCCAGatgttacgggactcactcattcagaataggtgcagcgtcgttggcagccgtcgaaggcttcagcaggctggatataaagacagtgggccgctggagatctggggccttccggacgtacatccgcccctag